The proteins below are encoded in one region of Sinorhizobium meliloti:
- a CDS encoding acyl-CoA carboxylase subunit beta, whose translation MRAVLEQVEARRAEARAGGGERRIAAQHGKGKLTARERIDVLLDEGSFEEYDMYVTHRSVDFGMAGQKIPGDGVVTGWGTINGRQVYVFSQDFTVLGGSLSETHAQKICKIMDMAARNGAPVIGLNDSGGARIQEGVASLAGYAEVFRRNAEVSGVIPQISVIMGPCAGGAVYSPAMTDFIFMVRDSSYMFVTGPDVVKTVTNEIVTAEELGGARTHTTKSSVADGAYENDIEALEHVRLLFDFLPLNNREKPPVRPFHDDPGRLEMRLDSLIPDSAAKPYDMKELILAIADEADFFELQASFARNIITGFIRIEGQTVGVVANQPMVLAGCLDIDSSRKAARFVRFCDAFSIPILTLVDVPGFLPGTAQEYGGVIKHGAKLLFAYSQATVPMVTLITRKAYGGAYDVMASKHIGADVNYAWPTAEIAVMGAKGATEILYRSELGDPEKIAARTKEYEERFANPFVAAERGFIDEVIMPHSSRRRIARAFASLRNKQVETRWRKHDTIPL comes from the coding sequence ATGCGCGCGGTACTTGAACAGGTGGAAGCCCGACGGGCCGAGGCGCGGGCGGGGGGCGGCGAACGCCGCATCGCTGCGCAGCACGGCAAGGGCAAGCTGACGGCGCGCGAGCGCATCGACGTGCTTCTGGACGAGGGCTCCTTCGAAGAATACGACATGTATGTGACGCATCGCAGCGTCGATTTCGGCATGGCTGGCCAGAAGATCCCCGGCGACGGCGTCGTCACCGGCTGGGGCACGATCAACGGCCGCCAGGTCTATGTCTTCAGCCAGGACTTCACGGTCCTCGGCGGCTCGCTTTCCGAGACGCATGCCCAGAAGATCTGCAAGATCATGGACATGGCCGCGCGCAACGGTGCGCCGGTGATCGGCCTCAATGATTCCGGCGGCGCCCGCATCCAGGAGGGTGTCGCCTCGCTCGCCGGCTATGCCGAGGTCTTCCGCCGCAATGCCGAGGTTTCGGGCGTCATTCCGCAGATCTCGGTGATCATGGGCCCCTGCGCCGGCGGCGCCGTCTATTCGCCGGCGATGACCGACTTTATCTTCATGGTGCGCGACAGTTCCTACATGTTCGTGACCGGTCCCGACGTCGTGAAGACGGTCACCAATGAGATCGTCACCGCGGAAGAGCTCGGCGGCGCCCGCACGCACACGACGAAATCCTCCGTCGCCGACGGCGCCTACGAAAACGACATCGAGGCCCTCGAGCATGTGCGCCTGCTCTTCGATTTCCTGCCGCTCAACAACCGCGAGAAGCCGCCGGTCCGGCCCTTCCATGACGATCCGGGACGCCTAGAGATGCGCCTCGACAGCCTGATCCCGGACAGTGCCGCCAAGCCATACGACATGAAGGAATTGATCCTCGCCATCGCCGACGAGGCCGATTTCTTCGAACTGCAGGCAAGCTTCGCCCGCAACATCATCACCGGCTTCATCCGCATCGAGGGCCAGACGGTCGGCGTCGTCGCCAACCAGCCGATGGTTCTCGCCGGCTGCCTCGACATCGACTCCTCGCGCAAGGCCGCGCGTTTCGTCCGCTTCTGCGACGCCTTTTCTATCCCGATCCTGACGCTGGTCGACGTGCCCGGCTTCCTGCCCGGCACCGCCCAGGAATATGGCGGCGTCATCAAGCACGGCGCCAAGCTGCTCTTCGCCTATAGCCAGGCGACGGTCCCCATGGTGACGCTGATCACGCGCAAGGCCTATGGCGGCGCCTATGACGTCATGGCGTCCAAACACATCGGAGCCGACGTGAACTACGCCTGGCCGACGGCTGAGATCGCCGTGATGGGCGCCAAGGGCGCGACCGAGATTCTCTACCGTTCCGAACTCGGCGATCCCGAGAAGATCGCGGCCCGGACGAAAGAATACGAAGAGCGCTTCGCCAATCCCTTCGTCGCCGCCGAGCGAGGCTTCATAGACGAGGTGATCATGCCGCACTCCTCCCGCCGCCGCATCGCCCGCGCGTTCGCCTCCTTGCGCAACAAGCAGGTCGAGACCCGCTGGCGCAAGCACGACACCATCCCGCTTTGA
- a CDS encoding acetyl-CoA carboxylase biotin carboxylase subunit, whose amino-acid sequence MGHMFKKILIANRGEIACRVIRTAKALGIPTVAVYSDADRDAMHVRMADEAVHIGPSPSSQSYIVIENILAAIRRTGADAVHPGYGFLSENAAFAEALEKDGVTFIGPPVRAIEAMGDKITSKKLAAEAGVFTVPGHMGLIEDADEAARIAAEIGFPVMIKASAGGGGKGMRIAWNEREAREGFQSSKNEAKSSFGDDRIFIEKFVTEPRHIEIQVLGDKHGNIVYLGERECSIQRRNQKVIEEAPSPFLDEKTRRAMGEQAVALAKAVGYHSAGTVEFIVDAGRNFYFLEMNTRLQVEHPVTELVTGLDLVEQMIRVAAGAKLAFAQKDVKLDGWAIESRLYAEDPYRNFLPSIGRLTRYRPPEEGTQADGTVIRNDTGVFEGGEISMYYDPMIAKLCTWGPDRLTAVRAMADALDAFEVEGIGHNLPFLAAVMQQERFHEGRLTTAYIAEEFAGGFHGVALDDASARKLAAVAATVNQTLQERASRISGTIGNHRRVVGHEWVTSLDGHEIQVTCEVSADGTYVRFADGTSVSVATDWAPGRTRAAFNIDNQPMSVKVELAGPGIRLRWRGIDVVARVRSPRIAELARLMPKKLPPDTSKMLLCPMPGVVTSITVKAGETVEAGQAIAVVEAMKMENILRAEKRAIVKRVAIEAGASLAVDELIMEFE is encoded by the coding sequence ATGGGACACATGTTCAAAAAGATCCTCATCGCCAATCGTGGTGAAATCGCCTGCCGCGTCATCCGCACCGCGAAGGCTCTCGGCATTCCGACCGTCGCCGTCTATTCGGATGCCGACCGCGACGCCATGCATGTGCGCATGGCGGACGAGGCCGTCCATATCGGCCCATCCCCATCCAGCCAATCCTACATCGTCATCGAGAATATCCTCGCGGCGATCCGCAGGACCGGGGCCGATGCCGTTCACCCCGGCTACGGCTTCCTCTCCGAAAACGCCGCCTTCGCCGAGGCTCTCGAGAAGGATGGCGTGACCTTCATCGGCCCGCCGGTCCGGGCGATCGAGGCGATGGGGGACAAGATCACCTCCAAGAAGCTCGCCGCCGAAGCGGGCGTTTTCACCGTTCCCGGCCATATGGGGCTGATCGAGGATGCGGACGAGGCCGCGCGCATCGCCGCTGAGATCGGCTTTCCGGTGATGATCAAGGCTTCCGCCGGCGGCGGCGGCAAGGGCATGCGGATCGCCTGGAACGAGCGGGAGGCACGCGAGGGTTTCCAGTCGTCGAAAAACGAGGCGAAGAGCTCCTTCGGCGACGACCGCATCTTCATCGAGAAATTCGTGACCGAGCCCCGCCACATCGAGATTCAGGTGCTCGGCGACAAGCATGGCAATATCGTCTATCTCGGCGAGCGCGAATGCTCGATCCAGCGGCGGAACCAGAAGGTCATCGAGGAGGCGCCCTCGCCCTTTCTCGACGAGAAGACGCGCCGCGCCATGGGCGAGCAGGCGGTCGCCCTGGCAAAGGCCGTCGGCTATCACTCGGCCGGCACCGTCGAATTCATCGTGGACGCCGGCCGCAACTTCTACTTTCTCGAGATGAACACCCGGCTTCAGGTCGAGCATCCCGTGACGGAACTCGTCACCGGCCTCGATCTGGTCGAGCAGATGATCCGCGTCGCGGCCGGCGCGAAATTGGCTTTCGCCCAGAAAGACGTGAAGCTCGACGGCTGGGCGATCGAAAGCAGGCTCTATGCGGAAGACCCCTACCGCAATTTCCTCCCGTCGATCGGCCGGCTGACGCGCTATCGCCCGCCCGAGGAAGGCACGCAGGCGGACGGCACCGTCATCCGCAACGACACAGGCGTCTTCGAAGGCGGCGAGATCTCGATGTATTACGATCCGATGATCGCCAAGCTCTGCACCTGGGGACCGGACCGGCTGACGGCGGTCCGGGCGATGGCGGACGCGCTCGACGCATTCGAGGTCGAGGGCATCGGTCACAACCTGCCCTTCCTCGCAGCCGTGATGCAGCAGGAGCGTTTCCATGAGGGGCGGCTGACCACCGCTTATATCGCCGAGGAATTTGCCGGCGGTTTCCACGGGGTGGCGCTGGACGATGCATCCGCACGCAAGCTCGCCGCCGTCGCGGCGACGGTCAACCAGACGCTCCAGGAGCGCGCCAGCCGCATTTCGGGCACCATCGGCAACCACCGCCGGGTCGTCGGCCATGAATGGGTGACGAGTCTCGATGGTCACGAAATTCAGGTCACATGCGAGGTTTCCGCCGACGGCACCTATGTCCGCTTTGCCGACGGGACATCCGTTTCCGTCGCAACCGACTGGGCGCCCGGCCGCACCCGCGCCGCCTTCAACATCGACAATCAGCCCATGAGCGTGAAGGTCGAGCTCGCCGGCCCGGGCATAAGGCTGCGCTGGCGCGGGATCGACGTCGTTGCACGGGTCAGAAGCCCGCGCATTGCCGAACTCGCCCGGCTGATGCCGAAGAAGCTGCCGCCGGACACCTCGAAGATGCTGCTCTGCCCGATGCCCGGGGTGGTGACATCGATCACGGTCAAGGCCGGCGAAACGGTCGAGGCCGGACAGGCGATCGCCGTCGTCGAGGCGATGAAGATGGAGAATATTCTGCGGGCGGAAAAGCGTGCGATCGTGAAGCGCGTGGCGATCGAAGCCGGCGCGAGCCTCGCGGTGGACGAGTTGATCATGGAGTTCGAGTGA
- the scpA gene encoding methylmalonyl-CoA mutase, with protein sequence MTEKTIKDWEALAEKELRGSPEGLVWHTPEGIDVKPLYTSDDMSGIGHLNSLPGFEPFVRGPRATMYAGRPWTVRQYAGFSTAEASNAFYRRNLAAGQQGVSVAFDLATHRGYDSDHPRVQGDVGKAGVAIDSVEDMKILFDGIPLDRISVSMTMNGAVIPILASFIVAGEEQGVSRDKLSGTIQNDILKEFMVRNTYIYPPEPSMRIVADIIEYTAKEMPKFNSISISGYHMQEAGATLVQELAFTLADGREYVRAALAKGLNVDDFAGRLSFFFAIGMNFFMEAAKLRAARLLWTRIMQEFKPEKASSLMLRTHCQTSGVSLQEQDPYNNIVRTAFEAMSAVLGGTQSLHTNSFDEAMALPTDFSARIARNTQLILQHETGVTKVVDPLAGSYYVESLTNELAEKAWALIEEVEALGGMTKAVNAGLPKRLIEEAATRRQAAVDRAEEVIVGVNKYRLENEQPIDILQIDNAAVRTAQVKRIEETRRRRDSQKMKQALDALADVARSGKGNLLAAAVEAARARATVGEITDAMREAFGDYTAIPEVVTDIYGKAYEGDPELGVLAGRLGEATKRLGHKPKIMVAKLGQDGHDRGAKVIASAFGDIGFDVVAGPLFQTPEEAADLALAEEVTVIGVSSLAAGHRTLMPQLAEALKKRGGEDIIVVCGGVIPRQDYDYLMENGVAAVFGPGTQVLDAARAVLDLIEGKRRNV encoded by the coding sequence ATGACCGAAAAGACCATCAAGGACTGGGAAGCCCTCGCCGAGAAGGAACTCAGGGGCTCCCCCGAAGGCCTCGTCTGGCACACGCCCGAGGGCATCGACGTCAAGCCGCTCTATACGAGCGACGACATGTCCGGCATCGGCCATCTGAACTCGCTCCCCGGCTTCGAACCGTTCGTGCGCGGCCCGCGCGCCACCATGTATGCCGGGCGGCCCTGGACTGTCAGGCAATATGCCGGCTTCTCGACGGCCGAGGCGTCCAACGCCTTCTATCGCAGGAACCTCGCCGCCGGCCAGCAGGGCGTTTCGGTCGCCTTCGATCTCGCCACGCACCGCGGCTATGACAGCGACCACCCGCGCGTCCAAGGGGATGTCGGCAAGGCCGGGGTCGCGATCGACTCGGTGGAGGACATGAAGATCCTCTTCGACGGCATCCCGCTCGACAGGATTTCCGTCTCGATGACCATGAACGGCGCGGTGATCCCGATCCTCGCCTCCTTCATCGTTGCCGGCGAGGAACAGGGCGTCAGCCGCGACAAGCTCTCCGGGACCATTCAGAACGACATCCTCAAGGAGTTCATGGTCCGCAACACCTACATCTATCCGCCGGAACCCTCGATGCGGATCGTCGCCGATATCATCGAATATACGGCGAAGGAGATGCCGAAGTTCAATTCGATCTCGATCTCCGGCTATCACATGCAGGAGGCCGGCGCGACGCTCGTGCAGGAACTCGCCTTCACCCTCGCCGACGGGCGCGAATATGTGCGTGCAGCACTCGCCAAGGGGCTCAACGTCGACGATTTCGCCGGCCGGCTCTCCTTCTTCTTCGCGATCGGCATGAACTTCTTCATGGAGGCGGCGAAGCTGCGCGCCGCGCGGCTCCTCTGGACGCGGATCATGCAGGAGTTCAAGCCCGAGAAGGCGTCCTCGCTGATGCTGCGGACCCATTGCCAGACGTCGGGCGTCTCGCTCCAGGAACAGGACCCCTACAACAACATCGTCCGCACCGCCTTCGAGGCGATGTCGGCCGTCCTCGGCGGCACGCAATCGCTGCACACCAATTCCTTCGACGAGGCGATGGCGCTTCCGACGGATTTCTCCGCCCGCATCGCCCGCAACACGCAATTGATCCTGCAGCACGAGACCGGCGTGACGAAGGTCGTCGATCCGCTTGCCGGCTCCTATTACGTCGAAAGCCTGACGAACGAGCTTGCCGAAAAGGCCTGGGCCCTGATCGAGGAAGTGGAGGCGCTGGGCGGCATGACGAAGGCAGTCAATGCCGGCCTGCCGAAGCGGCTGATCGAGGAGGCCGCGACCCGGCGCCAGGCCGCCGTCGACCGCGCCGAGGAGGTCATCGTCGGGGTCAACAAATATCGGCTCGAGAACGAGCAACCGATCGACATTCTCCAGATCGACAACGCCGCGGTTCGGACGGCACAGGTCAAGCGCATCGAGGAGACCAGGCGGCGCCGGGACTCGCAGAAGATGAAGCAAGCGCTGGACGCGCTGGCCGATGTGGCGCGCAGCGGCAAGGGCAATCTGCTCGCCGCCGCGGTCGAGGCTGCCCGGGCGCGCGCCACTGTCGGTGAAATCACCGACGCCATGCGCGAGGCTTTCGGCGATTACACTGCAATTCCTGAAGTCGTCACCGATATCTACGGCAAGGCTTATGAAGGCGATCCGGAACTCGGCGTTCTCGCCGGGCGGCTCGGCGAAGCGACGAAGCGCCTCGGCCACAAGCCGAAGATCATGGTAGCCAAGCTCGGCCAGGACGGGCACGACCGCGGCGCCAAGGTGATCGCATCCGCCTTCGGCGATATCGGCTTCGATGTCGTCGCAGGCCCCTTGTTCCAGACGCCGGAGGAAGCTGCGGATCTGGCGCTCGCCGAAGAGGTCACCGTTATCGGCGTTTCATCGCTTGCCGCCGGCCACAGGACGCTGATGCCGCAACTCGCAGAGGCACTGAAGAAGCGCGGCGGCGAGGACATCATCGTCGTCTGCGGCGGTGTCATCCCCCGGCAGGATTATGATTATCTGATGGAGAACGGCGTCGCCGCCGTCTTCGGACCCGGCACCCAGGTGCTCGACGCGGCGCGCGCCGTGCTGGACCTGATCGAAGGCAAGCGGCGAAACGTGTAA
- the phnF gene encoding phosphonate metabolism transcriptional regulator PhnF — protein sequence MMAKVVERQMGVALWRQIADRIRLAISNGDYDAIGMVPPETALAAEFGVNRHTVRSALAALAEEGLVRAVQGRGTMIERKDRVSYPISRRTRFSQGLGRQVREIGTELLGHAQVPASGEIATALGVPPGTPLIELSTVSSGDGRPLSTAVSYYPAERFARMADEYARLGSVTKAFAAHGLDDYVRVSTEIVARHAEAEELSLLKLSPGAIVMETQSVNADLEGRPVEYSRTRFAADRMKLRIET from the coding sequence ATGATGGCGAAGGTCGTCGAACGGCAGATGGGCGTGGCGCTATGGCGGCAGATCGCCGACAGGATACGGCTCGCAATCAGCAACGGTGACTATGACGCCATCGGCATGGTGCCGCCGGAGACGGCCCTTGCGGCGGAATTCGGCGTCAATCGCCACACCGTCCGCAGCGCGCTGGCCGCACTCGCGGAAGAAGGTCTGGTGCGCGCGGTGCAGGGGCGCGGCACGATGATCGAGCGCAAGGATCGCGTGAGCTATCCGATCTCGCGGCGCACTCGCTTCTCGCAAGGTCTCGGCCGCCAGGTGAGAGAAATCGGAACCGAACTCCTGGGGCACGCCCAAGTGCCGGCAAGCGGCGAAATCGCCACTGCGCTTGGCGTTCCCCCAGGCACCCCTCTTATCGAGCTAAGCACCGTCAGCAGCGGCGACGGGCGGCCGCTTTCGACGGCGGTCAGCTACTACCCGGCCGAGCGCTTTGCGAGGATGGCGGATGAATATGCGCGGCTCGGCTCGGTCACCAAGGCCTTTGCCGCGCATGGGCTCGACGACTACGTCCGGGTCTCGACGGAGATCGTCGCGCGGCACGCGGAGGCCGAGGAACTCTCGCTTCTGAAACTATCGCCGGGGGCGATCGTCATGGAGACGCAATCGGTCAACGCCGATCTAGAAGGCCGCCCGGTCGAATATTCGCGAACGCGCTTTGCAGCCGACCGGATGAAGCTCCGGATTGAGACTTGA
- the phnG gene encoding phosphonate C-P lyase system protein PhnG, whose product MDAAKTSEDAGVAQRREGMRLLACATLGELSLAWDAIDDKPEVAPVRGPETGLVMVRGKIGGGGDPFNLGEATVSRATVRLSTGEVGHGQLLGTDKARARFAAIFDALFQSAAHRASVEALHEQVAARLDAEDRRKAEETAATRVDFFTMVRGED is encoded by the coding sequence ATGGACGCAGCGAAGACAAGTGAAGATGCAGGCGTCGCTCAGCGCCGGGAAGGCATGCGGCTTCTGGCGTGCGCGACGCTCGGCGAACTTTCCTTGGCCTGGGACGCGATCGACGACAAGCCGGAGGTCGCGCCGGTGCGCGGTCCGGAAACCGGGCTCGTCATGGTGCGCGGCAAGATCGGCGGCGGCGGCGATCCTTTCAATCTCGGCGAGGCCACCGTTTCACGCGCCACCGTGCGGCTTTCGACCGGCGAGGTCGGCCATGGGCAGCTGCTCGGCACCGACAAGGCACGCGCCCGCTTTGCCGCCATCTTCGACGCGCTTTTTCAGAGCGCTGCGCATCGCGCAAGCGTCGAGGCGCTGCACGAGCAGGTGGCCGCTCGCCTCGATGCGGAAGACCGTCGCAAGGCCGAGGAAACGGCCGCGACCCGCGTCGACTTCTTCACCATGGTCCGCGGAGAGGATTGA
- the phnH gene encoding phosphonate C-P lyase system protein PhnH → MTAQSQIYSGAFADPVFEAQSVFRSLMDCFARPGTIGRLSTAAAPPAPFGEASGAVALTLCDHDTPVWLSPALSKSSAPKWIAFHTGAGVTETKDEARFAFFEKGAAVPGFDQFALGTQEYPDRSTTLVVEVEALEGGQPLIGRGPGIKNGIVIAPKGLPDVFLDLWAANRAIFPRGIDLVLTAREAVLCLPRTTKLERE, encoded by the coding sequence ATGACCGCCCAATCGCAAATCTATAGCGGCGCCTTCGCCGATCCCGTCTTCGAGGCGCAGTCCGTGTTCCGCAGCCTGATGGACTGCTTCGCCCGCCCGGGCACCATCGGCCGGCTGTCCACTGCTGCAGCCCCGCCGGCGCCATTCGGAGAGGCAAGCGGAGCTGTCGCGCTAACGCTCTGCGACCATGACACGCCGGTCTGGCTATCGCCGGCGCTCTCCAAATCCTCGGCGCCGAAGTGGATTGCGTTTCACACCGGCGCCGGCGTCACCGAGACGAAGGACGAGGCCCGCTTTGCCTTCTTCGAGAAGGGCGCGGCCGTGCCGGGCTTCGACCAGTTCGCCCTCGGCACGCAGGAATATCCCGACCGTTCCACCACGCTCGTCGTCGAGGTGGAAGCGCTCGAAGGCGGGCAGCCGCTCATCGGCCGGGGACCCGGAATCAAGAACGGGATCGTCATCGCACCGAAGGGTCTGCCCGACGTGTTCCTCGACCTCTGGGCCGCCAACCGGGCGATCTTTCCGCGCGGCATCGATCTCGTCCTGACGGCGCGCGAGGCAGTGCTCTGCCTGCCGCGCACCACCAAACTCGAGCGGGAGTAA
- a CDS encoding carbon-phosphorus lyase complex subunit PhnI: MYVAVKGGEAAIANAHRLLADRRRGDRALPAITIDQVVEQLGLAVDRVMAEASLYDRALAALAVRQARGDMIEAIFILRAYRTTLPRFGYCEPVDTAKMKVERRVSATYKDLPGGQLLGPTFDYTHRLLDPSLIGEEPVDEPVLKEPGEHVMRVSDILDGEGLIEGDGQMPEGHVAGDLTREPMEFPMARDLRLQALARGDEGFLLALAYSTQRGYGRTHPFVGEVRIGEVEVELELPELGFAVSLGVIRVTECQMVNQFKGSSRQPPQFTRGYGLVFGQSERKAMSMSLVDRALRTDEFDEDIVAPAQDQEFVISHADNVQATGFVEHLKLPHYVDFQAELDLVKRMRREHDAAQAGAKDGMKEAAE; this comes from the coding sequence ATGTATGTAGCCGTCAAGGGCGGAGAAGCCGCCATTGCCAATGCTCACCGGCTGCTGGCCGACCGCCGGCGCGGCGACCGGGCGCTGCCCGCGATCACCATAGATCAGGTCGTCGAGCAGCTCGGGCTCGCGGTCGACCGCGTGATGGCCGAGGCCTCGCTTTACGACCGTGCGCTTGCGGCGCTTGCCGTGCGCCAGGCGCGCGGAGACATGATCGAGGCGATCTTCATCCTGCGCGCCTACCGCACCACCCTGCCGCGCTTCGGCTATTGCGAACCGGTCGACACCGCGAAAATGAAGGTCGAGCGGCGCGTCTCGGCGACCTACAAGGATCTGCCCGGCGGCCAGCTTCTCGGCCCCACCTTCGACTATACGCACCGCCTTCTCGACCCGTCGCTGATCGGCGAAGAACCGGTCGATGAGCCGGTGCTCAAGGAGCCGGGCGAACATGTCATGCGAGTCTCCGACATTCTCGACGGCGAAGGCCTGATCGAGGGCGACGGCCAGATGCCGGAAGGCCACGTGGCGGGCGACCTCACGCGCGAGCCGATGGAATTTCCGATGGCGCGCGATCTCCGCCTGCAGGCGCTTGCCCGTGGCGACGAAGGATTCCTGCTGGCGCTCGCCTACTCCACGCAGCGCGGCTATGGCCGCACGCACCCCTTCGTCGGCGAGGTCAGGATCGGCGAGGTCGAGGTCGAACTGGAGCTGCCGGAGCTGGGCTTTGCCGTTTCGCTCGGGGTCATCCGCGTTACCGAATGCCAGATGGTCAACCAGTTCAAGGGCTCGTCCAGGCAGCCGCCGCAATTCACCCGCGGCTACGGGCTCGTCTTCGGCCAGAGCGAGCGCAAGGCGATGTCGATGTCGCTGGTCGACCGGGCGCTCCGGACCGACGAATTCGACGAGGACATCGTCGCTCCCGCCCAGGATCAGGAGTTCGTCATCTCGCATGCCGACAACGTCCAGGCGACCGGCTTCGTCGAGCACCTGAAGCTGCCGCATTACGTCGACTTCCAGGCCGAGCTCGACCTGGTCAAGCGCATGCGCCGCGAACACGACGCCGCCCAGGCCGGCGCCAAGGACGGCATGAAGGAGGCCGCCGAATGA
- a CDS encoding alpha-D-ribose 1-methylphosphonate 5-phosphate C-P-lyase PhnJ yields MNDLATYNFAYLDEQTKRMIRRAILKAIAIPGYQVPFASREMPMPYGWGTGGVQLTASILGPDDVLKVIDQGADDTTNAVSIRAFFQKVADVAVTTRTTEATIIQTRHRIPEEQLREGQTLVYQVPIPEPLRFLEPRETETRKMHALEEYGLMHVKLYEDIARNGHIATTYAYPVKVEGRYVMDPSPTPKFDNPKMHMSEALQLFGAGREKRIYAVPPYTEVVSLDFEDHPFEVQKFDKPCALCGAENVYLDEVVLDDKGGRMFVCSDTDHCEDRRAHGHAGAMLAPAAKESQEAAE; encoded by the coding sequence ATGAACGACCTCGCAACTTACAATTTCGCCTATCTGGACGAGCAGACGAAGCGGATGATCCGCCGCGCGATCCTGAAGGCGATCGCCATTCCCGGCTATCAGGTGCCCTTCGCCTCCCGCGAAATGCCGATGCCCTATGGCTGGGGTACCGGCGGAGTGCAATTGACCGCCTCCATCCTCGGGCCCGACGACGTGCTCAAAGTGATCGACCAGGGCGCTGACGACACGACGAACGCCGTTTCGATCCGCGCCTTCTTCCAGAAGGTCGCCGACGTCGCCGTCACCACGAGGACGACGGAGGCGACGATCATCCAGACGCGCCACCGCATTCCCGAGGAGCAACTGCGAGAGGGGCAGACGCTCGTCTACCAGGTGCCCATTCCGGAACCACTGCGCTTCCTCGAGCCGCGCGAAACCGAGACGCGCAAGATGCATGCGCTGGAAGAATACGGGCTCATGCATGTGAAGCTCTATGAGGACATCGCCCGCAACGGCCATATCGCCACGACCTACGCCTATCCGGTAAAGGTCGAGGGCCGTTACGTGATGGACCCCTCGCCGACGCCGAAATTCGACAATCCGAAGATGCATATGTCGGAGGCCCTCCAGCTCTTCGGCGCCGGCCGGGAGAAGCGCATCTATGCGGTGCCGCCCTATACCGAGGTCGTCAGCCTCGATTTCGAGGATCACCCCTTCGAGGTCCAGAAATTCGACAAGCCCTGCGCCCTTTGCGGCGCCGAGAACGTCTATCTCGACGAGGTGGTGCTCGACGACAAGGGCGGGCGCATGTTCGTCTGCTCCGACACCGATCATTGCGAGGATCGCCGGGCGCACGGCCATGCCGGCGCCATGCTCGCCCCCGCCGCGAAAGAAAGCCAGGAGGCTGCAGAATGA
- the phnK gene encoding phosphonate C-P lyase system protein PhnK: MSAVPLLKVSDVSKFYGSRIGCRNVSFELYPGEVLAIVGESGSGKTTLLSCLSTRLMPTSGIVEYHMRDGQYRDLARMSEAERRFLMRTDWGFVHQNPADGLRMTVSAGANVGERLMAVGDRHYGNIRAAAGDWLRRVEIEEDRIDDQPRAFSGGMRQRLQIARNLVTSPRLVFMDEPTGGLDVSVQARLLDLVRGLVHDLGLAAVIVTHDLAVARLLSHRMMVMKDGAVIEQGLTDRVLDDPREPYTQLLVSSILQV, translated from the coding sequence ATGAGCGCCGTGCCGCTTCTCAAAGTCAGTGACGTTTCGAAATTCTATGGAAGCCGCATCGGCTGCCGCAACGTCTCCTTCGAGCTCTATCCGGGCGAGGTGCTCGCCATCGTCGGGGAATCCGGATCGGGCAAGACCACGCTGCTCTCCTGCCTCTCGACCCGGCTGATGCCGACATCCGGCATCGTCGAATATCACATGCGCGACGGCCAATACCGGGACCTCGCGCGCATGAGCGAGGCCGAGCGGCGCTTTCTGATGCGCACCGATTGGGGCTTCGTTCACCAGAACCCGGCGGACGGGCTGAGGATGACGGTTTCGGCCGGCGCCAATGTCGGCGAGCGTTTGATGGCGGTCGGGGACCGGCACTACGGCAATATACGCGCGGCGGCAGGCGACTGGCTGAGGCGCGTGGAAATCGAAGAGGACCGGATCGACGATCAGCCGCGCGCCTTCTCCGGCGGCATGCGCCAGCGCCTGCAGATCGCCCGCAATCTGGTCACCTCGCCCCGCCTCGTCTTCATGGACGAGCCGACCGGCGGCCTCGACGTCTCGGTGCAGGCACGCCTGCTCGATCTCGTTCGCGGGCTCGTCCACGACCTCGGCCTTGCGGCGGTCATCGTCACCCACGACCTCGCCGTGGCACGCCTCCTTTCGCATCGGATGATGGTGATGAAGGACGGCGCCGTCATCGAGCAGGGTCTGACCGACCGGGTGCTCGACGATCCGCGCGAGCCCTACACGCAGCTCCTCGTTTCCTCGATTCTTCAGGTGTGA